One stretch of Variovorax sp. 54 DNA includes these proteins:
- a CDS encoding sensor histidine kinase, whose protein sequence is MRAPVSAPSLDSSLSTDALMAARMRLVLSISAVLAMAVDAGPTRQPVASAVWLALCGYLLHSVLVHACTQRGWRHLQGKAVHWSDVLWFTLIVFVTGGVQSLFFLFYFFAILTSSFRWGFEEGARVTIVSVASFAACGLGTSTGDDAPQLLMRTTFLLALGHMIVHWGGSKLVLQRRLALLGDISQLSNPRFGAGRTIARTMEKTLAFFKASHCILMMRDTATGNWTLRTLRKDDTCEHVGVETLGGIAESPLMALEHPHTVLSNRLPWPLNLFLARSHMHGPGTIGWRPEDCDSARRSAAVAAMLEARAFISAALPLRLGEGRVFISSRNGHFSKSDALFLAHLMEQIFPVIETIEVLDRMASEAAATERLKISLDLHDTAVQPYIGLRMGLCALRKKAAADNPLLEDLDKLAEVANGVIADLRRFAGAVKDGPESSCGLVLPQLYHQAARVQGLYGIEISVSVEGQVRLDDRMTAEVLQMVGEGLNNICKHTQARHGSVRIDCRDGRLHLRIENEGGEENFTQFRPRSLSERAAALGGRAQVHPCTGGGTAVLIDIPI, encoded by the coding sequence GCGCGGTCTGGCTGGCCTTGTGCGGGTACCTCCTGCATAGCGTGCTGGTGCACGCCTGCACGCAGAGGGGCTGGCGCCATCTGCAGGGCAAGGCCGTTCACTGGTCCGACGTGCTGTGGTTCACGCTGATCGTCTTCGTGACGGGCGGCGTGCAGAGCCTGTTCTTCCTGTTCTATTTCTTCGCCATCCTGACCTCGTCGTTCCGCTGGGGCTTCGAGGAAGGTGCCCGCGTGACGATCGTCTCGGTCGCGTCGTTCGCCGCCTGCGGGCTCGGCACGAGCACCGGCGACGATGCGCCGCAATTGCTGATGCGCACGACCTTCCTGCTGGCACTGGGCCACATGATCGTGCACTGGGGCGGCTCCAAGCTCGTCCTGCAGCGGCGCCTGGCCCTGCTGGGCGACATCAGCCAGCTGTCGAACCCACGCTTCGGCGCGGGCCGCACCATCGCCCGCACGATGGAAAAGACGCTGGCCTTCTTCAAGGCCAGCCATTGCATCCTCATGATGCGCGACACCGCCACCGGCAACTGGACCCTGCGCACGCTGCGCAAGGACGACACCTGCGAGCACGTCGGTGTCGAGACGCTCGGGGGCATCGCCGAGTCGCCGCTGATGGCGCTCGAACATCCGCACACCGTGCTGAGCAACCGCCTGCCCTGGCCCCTGAACCTGTTTCTTGCGCGCAGCCACATGCACGGACCCGGCACGATCGGCTGGCGCCCCGAAGACTGCGACAGCGCCCGGCGCAGTGCCGCCGTGGCCGCCATGCTCGAGGCCCGCGCGTTCATCAGCGCCGCGCTGCCGCTGCGCCTGGGCGAGGGGCGCGTGTTCATCTCGTCGCGCAACGGCCACTTCAGCAAGTCCGATGCGCTGTTTCTCGCGCACCTCATGGAGCAGATCTTCCCGGTCATCGAGACCATCGAGGTGCTCGACCGCATGGCCTCGGAAGCGGCCGCGACCGAGCGCCTGAAGATCTCGCTGGACCTGCACGACACGGCCGTGCAGCCCTACATCGGGCTGCGCATGGGCCTGTGCGCCCTGCGCAAGAAAGCCGCCGCCGACAACCCGCTGCTCGAGGACCTCGACAAGCTCGCCGAGGTGGCGAACGGCGTGATCGCCGACCTGCGGCGCTTTGCCGGTGCGGTCAAGGACGGCCCGGAAAGCTCGTGCGGGCTCGTGCTGCCCCAGCTGTACCACCAGGCCGCGCGTGTCCAGGGGCTTTACGGCATCGAGATTTCGGTGAGCGTCGAAGGCCAGGTGCGCCTTGACGACCGGATGACCGCGGAGGTCCTGCAGATGGTGGGCGAAGGCCTGAACAACATCTGCAAGCACACGCAGGCGCGGCACGGCAGCGTGCGCATCGACTGCCGCGACGGCCGCTTGCACCTGCGCATCGAGAACGAAGGCGGCGAAGAGAACTTCACGCAATTCCGGCCACGCTCGCTCAGCGAGCGCGCAGCGGCACTCGGCGGCCGCGCACAGGTCCACCCATGCACCGGCGGCGGCACCGCGGTGCTGATCGACATCCCCATCTGA
- a CDS encoding response regulator, which yields MQTEEARPIGVLLVDDHQTMLWGLSRLIDGEQPRMKVVATAGCCDEAVAHTQRLAPDVIVLDLDLDGHCALDILPQLLSNEVSRVVVLTGERDQRTLDLAVLRGARGVLRKDASAEQVLEAIERVHHGELCVDAPTMGRVLCELTSVKKPPKVDPESAKQASLTLKERDIVRTVVRGSGASNKTLAEQTFVTEHTLRNHLTSIYQKLGVGNRLELYIYAVKHQLDAMAH from the coding sequence ATGCAAACCGAAGAAGCCCGTCCCATCGGCGTCCTGCTGGTGGACGATCACCAGACCATGCTGTGGGGGCTGTCCCGGCTGATCGACGGCGAACAGCCGCGCATGAAGGTCGTCGCCACCGCCGGTTGCTGCGACGAAGCCGTGGCGCACACGCAGCGCCTGGCCCCCGACGTCATCGTGCTAGACCTCGACCTGGACGGCCATTGCGCCCTCGACATCCTGCCGCAGCTGCTGTCGAACGAGGTGTCGCGCGTCGTCGTGCTGACGGGCGAACGCGATCAGCGCACCCTGGACCTCGCGGTGCTGCGCGGCGCGCGCGGCGTGTTGCGCAAGGACGCCTCGGCCGAGCAGGTGCTCGAGGCGATCGAACGCGTGCACCACGGCGAACTCTGCGTCGACGCCCCGACCATGGGCCGCGTGCTCTGCGAGCTCACCTCGGTGAAGAAACCGCCGAAGGTCGACCCCGAGTCCGCCAAGCAGGCCAGCCTGACCCTGAAGGAGCGCGACATCGTCCGCACCGTGGTGCGCGGCAGCGGCGCCTCCAACAAGACCCTGGCCGAGCAGACCTTCGTCACCGAACACACGCTGCGCAACCATCTCACGTCGATCTACCAGAAGCTCGGCGTAGGGAACCGGCTTGAGCTGTACATCTACGCCGTCAAGCATCAGCTCGACGCCATGGCGCACTGA